The Mechercharimyces sp. CAU 1602 genome includes a region encoding these proteins:
- a CDS encoding amino acid ABC transporter permease, with product MVEWKWSVLWEYREFFIQGVINSALLTIVGITFGTILGLILGLLKISRKKIFTIPATLYIDVFRGTPLMLQILFIHFVIIPTLVIDVLGFSQAPGALFSGFVALSLNAGAYIAEIFRGGIQSIEKGQMEAARSLGMSYGMAMREVILPQAFKRMLPPLGNEFIALLKDSSLLAIIAVNDITYGAFSVAKSTFVRFPPYILGAVLYLFLTYLLSRLVFYLEKRVRTSTEHS from the coding sequence TTGGTGGAATGGAAATGGAGTGTCTTGTGGGAATACCGCGAGTTTTTTATCCAAGGTGTGATTAATAGCGCACTACTTACCATTGTAGGGATTACCTTTGGGACAATACTAGGCTTAATACTGGGTTTGCTAAAGATTTCACGCAAAAAGATTTTTACAATCCCAGCTACGCTCTATATTGATGTATTTCGTGGGACGCCCCTTATGTTGCAGATCTTATTTATTCATTTTGTTATTATTCCGACTCTTGTGATTGATGTGCTGGGGTTTTCGCAAGCTCCAGGAGCCCTCTTCTCCGGTTTTGTAGCCTTATCCCTTAATGCGGGAGCATATATAGCTGAAATTTTTCGCGGTGGAATTCAATCAATCGAGAAGGGGCAGATGGAAGCTGCACGTTCATTAGGGATGAGCTACGGTATGGCGATGCGAGAAGTGATTTTGCCGCAAGCGTTTAAGCGCATGTTACCTCCATTGGGAAATGAGTTTATTGCTTTGCTTAAGGACTCCTCTCTGCTAGCTATTATCGCGGTAAATGATATTACGTATGGGGCTTTTAGTGTGGCTAAAAGTACATTTGTCCGCTTTCCGCCCTATATATTAGGTGCGGTTTTATACTTATTTCTTACTTATCTACTATCCCGACTGGTGTTCTATTTAGAAAAACGTGTTCGTACCTCAACTGAACATTCATAG
- a CDS encoding basic amino acid ABC transporter substrate-binding protein encodes MKKQVLTFWGVMALFCLLLVACGTDADTKKESGSDSADEAKKAKWVVATDAAYPPFEKQEGSGDITGFDVDVIKAIAEVNDAEVEMKHTGWDPLFEAIKNGSADVAISAITITDERKELYDFSDPYFDAKQFILVPEGSNISSFKDLKDKKIGVQAGTTGEEAVKEEYGTTYSGLKSYDDTPAAMDDLVNGRVDAVVADNAVVLEYIKTLSEDKFKKIEDPHFAPEQYGIMVKKGNGETLEQVNEGLKKIKENGTYDEIFAKYFGESK; translated from the coding sequence GTGAAGAAGCAAGTACTAACCTTTTGGGGCGTAATGGCCCTCTTCTGTTTGCTATTGGTTGCTTGCGGGACAGATGCAGATACAAAGAAAGAGAGTGGGTCAGACTCTGCTGATGAGGCGAAGAAAGCCAAATGGGTGGTTGCGACGGATGCTGCATACCCCCCATTTGAAAAGCAAGAGGGTTCTGGAGATATTACAGGTTTTGATGTGGATGTGATAAAGGCGATTGCTGAGGTGAATGATGCTGAGGTGGAAATGAAACATACAGGCTGGGACCCTCTTTTTGAAGCAATCAAAAATGGGAGCGCTGATGTTGCTATTTCTGCTATCACAATTACAGATGAACGCAAAGAATTGTACGATTTTTCCGACCCTTACTTTGATGCGAAACAATTTATTCTTGTACCTGAAGGCTCTAATATATCTTCTTTTAAAGATCTAAAAGACAAAAAGATTGGTGTGCAAGCGGGTACGACGGGGGAGGAAGCTGTAAAAGAGGAGTACGGTACGACTTACAGTGGTTTGAAATCTTACGATGATACACCTGCTGCAATGGATGATTTGGTAAATGGGCGTGTGGATGCTGTGGTTGCCGATAATGCAGTAGTGTTGGAGTATATCAAAACGTTATCCGAGGATAAATTTAAAAAGATTGAAGATCCTCACTTTGCTCCTGAACAATACGGGATTATGGTGAAGAAGGGAAACGGGGAAACATTAGAGCAGGTTAATGAAGGATTAAAGAAAATCAAAGAAAACGGAACGTACGATGAGATATTCGCAAAATACTTTGGAGAGTCCAAATAA
- a CDS encoding HU family DNA-binding protein, whose product MNKSELVEKVATSTDTTKKEATLFVDAVLDAISGALRNGEKVSLIGFGNFEVRERAARQGRNPQTGEAIEIKASRIPAFKPGKQLKEAVNK is encoded by the coding sequence ATGAATAAGAGTGAATTGGTAGAGAAGGTAGCAACATCGACAGATACCACAAAAAAAGAGGCAACATTATTTGTAGATGCAGTCTTAGACGCAATTTCAGGAGCTTTGCGTAATGGAGAAAAGGTTTCGTTAATTGGGTTTGGAAACTTTGAGGTACGCGAACGTGCAGCTAGACAAGGTAGAAATCCACAGACTGGGGAAGCAATTGAAATTAAGGCAAGTCGGATTCCCGCATTTAAGCCGGGTAAACAATTGAAAGAAGCAGTGAATAAGTAA
- a CDS encoding ComF family protein → MKWESVFYRGRTCWFCPAIVAGHRFSSVWEQVCRRCQGRMKRITPPSCWRCGRAMGHGEICGECKRRSKNRTFVRNRSVTQYQGWAKHIIRMYKFQGKREWATPLGEMMAELLWEHQKLIDLITYVPLSPARWEMRGYNQAELLAQVIARRLRVPMVSTLRRLHSEQVQSSRSRYARLQGSGHLYSLYSGRVQDKLKQKRIVIVDDVYTTGATLHACAQTIAACDPKKMESVTFAR, encoded by the coding sequence TTGAAGTGGGAATCAGTCTTTTATCGAGGAAGGACGTGTTGGTTCTGTCCAGCGATAGTGGCTGGACATCGCTTTTCGTCGGTATGGGAGCAAGTGTGTCGACGCTGTCAAGGACGAATGAAGAGGATCACGCCCCCATCCTGCTGGCGCTGTGGTCGTGCAATGGGGCATGGGGAAATATGTGGGGAGTGTAAACGCCGTAGCAAAAATCGCACATTTGTGCGAAACCGAAGTGTAACGCAGTATCAAGGATGGGCGAAGCACATCATACGTATGTATAAGTTTCAAGGAAAAAGAGAGTGGGCAACACCTTTGGGCGAAATGATGGCAGAGCTCTTGTGGGAGCATCAGAAGCTCATAGACCTGATTACCTATGTTCCACTATCCCCGGCAAGGTGGGAAATGCGTGGCTATAACCAAGCAGAGCTGTTAGCTCAGGTGATAGCGCGGCGCTTACGTGTGCCTATGGTTTCCACTTTACGGCGTTTACACTCAGAACAGGTACAAAGTTCACGTTCCCGTTATGCGCGCTTACAAGGATCGGGACATCTTTATTCGTTATACTCTGGACGAGTGCAAGATAAGTTAAAACAGAAACGAATTGTGATTGTAGATGATGTGTATACCACGGGAGCTACATTGCACGCTTGTGCTCAGACTATAGCAGCGTGTGATCCGAAGAAGATGGAGTCAGTTACATTTGCACGGTAA
- the metK gene encoding methionine adenosyltransferase has protein sequence MSSEQRHLFTSESVTAGHPDKVCDQVSDAILDAILEQDPNGRVACETTVTTGLVLVTGEISTNCYVDIPKIVRETIQDIGYTRAKYGFDAATCAVLTSIDEQSSDIAAGVDEALEKREGSYSEQELEAIGAGDQGIMFGYACTETPELMPLPISLSHRLSRRLHEVRVNGTLPYLRPDGKTQVTIEYDGDRPVRVDAIVISTQHAEEITLEQVQADIMKEVIMPVVADDMLDSETKYFINPTGRFVIGGPMGDAGLTGRKIIVDTYGGYARHGGGAFSGKDPTKVDRSAAYAARYVAKNIVAAGLAEQCEVQLAYAIGVAHPVSIRVEAFGTSNLAEHELVQLVRDNFDLRPAAIIRDLDLKRPLYKQTAAYGHFGRTDIELPWEQTNKADILRQAARGA, from the coding sequence ATGTCATCCGAACAACGCCACCTCTTCACATCAGAGTCAGTTACTGCAGGTCACCCAGATAAAGTGTGTGACCAAGTTTCCGATGCCATTCTTGATGCTATTCTTGAGCAAGATCCGAATGGGCGCGTGGCATGTGAAACAACTGTAACGACCGGACTGGTGCTGGTAACAGGTGAAATCTCAACCAATTGCTATGTCGATATTCCAAAAATCGTTCGTGAGACGATTCAAGATATAGGGTATACCAGAGCGAAATATGGCTTTGATGCAGCTACTTGTGCGGTATTAACCTCAATCGATGAGCAATCATCCGACATTGCAGCGGGTGTGGACGAGGCTTTGGAAAAGCGGGAAGGATCGTATTCTGAACAGGAATTGGAAGCGATTGGAGCAGGAGATCAAGGGATTATGTTTGGGTATGCTTGTACAGAAACCCCTGAATTGATGCCATTGCCGATTTCGCTATCCCATCGCTTATCCCGACGACTACATGAAGTGCGCGTCAATGGTACCTTACCGTATTTACGTCCAGACGGTAAGACTCAGGTTACAATTGAGTATGATGGGGATCGTCCTGTGCGTGTCGATGCGATTGTGATCTCCACTCAGCATGCTGAAGAGATCACATTGGAACAAGTACAGGCTGATATTATGAAAGAAGTGATTATGCCTGTTGTTGCAGATGATATGTTAGATAGTGAAACAAAGTATTTTATCAATCCAACAGGACGCTTTGTGATTGGTGGACCGATGGGAGATGCCGGTTTGACCGGTCGCAAAATTATTGTCGACACTTATGGAGGTTATGCTCGTCACGGTGGAGGAGCATTTTCCGGTAAGGATCCGACAAAAGTGGATCGCTCAGCCGCTTATGCAGCCCGTTATGTAGCTAAAAATATTGTTGCAGCTGGTTTAGCTGAACAGTGTGAAGTACAATTAGCATATGCGATTGGGGTGGCTCACCCTGTCTCCATCCGTGTCGAGGCCTTTGGTACAAGCAATTTAGCTGAGCATGAACTGGTGCAATTGGTACGAGATAATTTCGATTTACGCCCAGCAGCAATTATTCGTGACCTTGATCTTAAACGCCCACTTTATAAGCAGACAGCCGCCTATGGGCACTTCGGTCGTACGGACATCGAATTGCCATGGGAGCAAACAAATAAAGCCGATATCCTTCGTCAAGCGGCGAGGGGAGCTTAA
- a CDS encoding S8 family serine peptidase, whose translation MKLLNNRWLAFFLISFMAVLGMIVSPEGKTDQDYNPSVPLKSYEEKQWVIKWKGRVDPEFLETVEVMNQQPADGSTQTLLVRLDNKVEEEGWVKRWSAHRNVLFLEPNHKYKVEERGQRVPDPRSKTNFLPRIGAEHAFEYLPHDARYKQEITVAVVDTGVDLSHSFLKPYLVPGVNIKSTGESTQDRMGHGTQVAGVLASVWRGTAKQDPYKDTFHIMPIKVMDDGKDGDVFHTAEGIRKAIERRADVIVLSQGSWTYSDTIADACQAAEKAGVVVVGAAGNAMHDEEGNILYSYPLYYPAALPTVLGVGSVNEQGKHEITSNYGPGIDVVAPGESIRSTKLEGGYVYDSGTSFAAPQVAAGAALILKMYPDWSPEQVRNLIRQTATPMEERWNEADGFGIFNIRDALTKTLVEDIFEPNNTEDTVMPLSLDQQVTAVLAGEEDVDGFRIDVPNEGTLKLSMDHISPALSRVTVKIGDSEEKSYRVESKRTIYVTVPRGSVQVKISSLEKGDRQTPYTFSNSFQPMPDQYENNDYQWNAYQVEVVDAYTVIKGSFHKNQDVDWYQVEIPRTGKLTIHANVFTPRADPVLYVQREGGAKGIKVDEASYGRDETYQFKEVDGTLHLRISDYGANQVAGTYQLLLEYEPILEDEYEPNNHSKQAAPLKANEEVVGAVDYPFDVDWYEFEVSDRQELSTIYFKTDGEKAPLSVIIYDQRLDTVMQWKWKGEKREKLKPALSPGKYYIRVRPPDDQSGRNYRLRMGWR comes from the coding sequence ATGAAGCTATTAAATAATCGTTGGTTGGCCTTTTTTCTGATTTCATTTATGGCTGTCTTGGGGATGATTGTCTCGCCGGAAGGAAAGACAGATCAAGATTATAATCCATCAGTCCCGTTAAAATCGTATGAAGAAAAGCAGTGGGTGATTAAATGGAAAGGGAGGGTGGATCCTGAATTTTTGGAAACGGTAGAGGTAATGAATCAACAACCCGCAGATGGGAGTACCCAAACTTTATTGGTGCGGCTAGATAATAAGGTAGAGGAAGAGGGTTGGGTGAAGCGGTGGTCTGCTCACCGCAATGTACTCTTTCTCGAGCCCAATCACAAATATAAGGTAGAGGAGCGTGGGCAACGAGTTCCTGATCCACGCTCGAAGACCAATTTTCTCCCACGGATCGGTGCTGAACATGCATTCGAGTATCTTCCGCACGATGCTCGTTATAAACAAGAGATTACAGTGGCGGTGGTTGATACGGGGGTTGATTTAAGTCATTCGTTTTTAAAGCCGTATCTCGTTCCGGGAGTCAATATTAAGTCTACCGGGGAATCAACTCAGGATCGAATGGGGCACGGGACACAAGTAGCGGGTGTCCTTGCCTCTGTTTGGCGCGGGACCGCCAAGCAGGATCCGTATAAGGACACGTTTCATATTATGCCGATCAAGGTGATGGACGATGGAAAAGATGGAGATGTATTTCATACAGCTGAAGGAATACGGAAGGCGATAGAGAGACGAGCAGATGTGATTGTGTTGTCACAGGGGAGTTGGACATATTCTGATACGATTGCAGATGCGTGTCAGGCTGCTGAAAAGGCAGGTGTGGTCGTAGTAGGAGCAGCAGGGAATGCAATGCATGATGAAGAGGGCAATATTTTATATAGCTATCCTCTTTACTATCCGGCTGCCCTTCCAACCGTACTAGGTGTGGGATCAGTTAATGAACAAGGAAAGCATGAAATCACATCCAACTATGGTCCTGGTATTGATGTTGTAGCACCAGGAGAATCCATTCGTTCTACCAAATTGGAGGGCGGCTATGTCTACGATTCAGGAACCTCATTTGCTGCCCCTCAAGTAGCGGCAGGTGCTGCACTCATTTTGAAAATGTACCCTGATTGGTCCCCGGAGCAGGTTAGAAACTTAATTCGGCAAACAGCCACTCCGATGGAAGAACGTTGGAACGAGGCGGATGGATTTGGAATTTTCAATATTCGTGATGCATTGACCAAAACATTAGTAGAAGATATTTTTGAACCTAATAATACGGAAGATACGGTAATGCCATTATCGCTGGATCAGCAAGTAACAGCTGTTTTAGCGGGGGAAGAAGATGTGGATGGCTTCCGTATCGATGTGCCTAATGAAGGTACGTTGAAACTGTCAATGGACCATATTAGTCCAGCACTTTCCCGCGTCACCGTTAAAATAGGTGACAGTGAGGAGAAATCGTATCGTGTCGAATCAAAGCGGACGATCTACGTGACGGTTCCTAGAGGTTCGGTGCAGGTGAAGATTTCTTCGTTGGAAAAGGGAGATCGTCAAACACCCTATACTTTTAGCAATAGCTTTCAACCGATGCCCGACCAGTATGAAAATAACGATTATCAATGGAATGCGTATCAGGTAGAAGTAGTGGACGCATATACTGTGATCAAAGGATCTTTCCATAAAAACCAAGATGTTGATTGGTACCAAGTGGAAATCCCTCGGACGGGAAAGCTCACCATACATGCCAATGTATTTACACCACGTGCAGATCCAGTGCTCTATGTCCAGCGCGAAGGAGGAGCGAAAGGGATCAAGGTGGATGAGGCCTCCTATGGTAGGGATGAAACTTATCAGTTTAAAGAGGTCGATGGAACACTACATCTACGTATTAGTGATTATGGTGCAAACCAAGTAGCAGGTACATACCAGCTTCTTCTTGAGTATGAACCTATATTAGAGGATGAGTATGAACCTAATAATCATTCAAAGCAAGCAGCACCACTTAAAGCTAATGAAGAAGTAGTGGGTGCAGTTGATTACCCCTTTGATGTTGACTGGTACGAGTTTGAGGTTTCGGACAGGCAAGAACTGAGTACGATCTATTTTAAAACGGATGGAGAGAAGGCCCCCTTATCCGTCATCATATATGATCAACGTTTGGATACAGTCATGCAGTGGAAATGGAAAGGGGAAAAAAGAGAGAAGTTAAAGCCAGCGCTTTCTCCTGGGAAATACTACATTCGTGTGCGACCGCCCGATGATCAGAGTGGACGAAATTACCGTCTGCGGATGGGCTGGCGTTAG
- a CDS encoding LCP family protein: MDKIDQSRIDRVKKKKRKKRIIRIVAVISLVLIIGATYYGITLANAVNKSFVPLERDTSDHKEEAKEMKEPFSILLIGADVKSMEKSWRPDVLMLITVNPEKKTMKTLSIPRDTLVDIANTNGKDKINHAAVYGTQNNVDPIQNTIETVENYFNVPIYYYSFINFQGFVDVVDKLGGVEVNPSFSFSIKQFGKYHTYTEGVPTQLNGEEALAYVRMRKQDPDGDAGRNRRQQEVLDQLVDKLTSFESVTKADDIISSIGNNFQRDIAIKDIPKLKEIYSSIPDTQKETLELKGKNQKLNLYGQYIYYYIVSEEERQRVSDNFRDHLNEEPQTVDGQPKPEETEPEMNDPSGSSGTNTPGDTNGANTTSP, translated from the coding sequence ATGGATAAAATCGATCAATCTCGTATTGATAGAGTAAAAAAGAAAAAACGAAAAAAAAGAATTATACGTATCGTTGCTGTTATTTCCTTGGTGCTCATCATAGGTGCTACCTATTATGGCATCACCTTAGCCAATGCGGTAAACAAGAGCTTTGTGCCGCTTGAGCGCGATACGTCCGATCATAAAGAAGAAGCAAAAGAAATGAAAGAACCCTTTAGCATCTTGCTTATCGGTGCCGATGTAAAAAGCATGGAGAAGAGTTGGCGCCCTGACGTCCTCATGCTGATCACCGTTAATCCGGAAAAGAAAACAATGAAAACACTTAGTATCCCACGCGATACACTGGTGGATATCGCCAATACCAATGGCAAAGATAAAATTAATCACGCTGCCGTATATGGCACGCAAAATAATGTAGATCCGATTCAAAACACCATTGAAACCGTAGAAAATTACTTTAACGTACCTATCTATTACTACTCCTTTATCAACTTCCAGGGATTTGTCGATGTTGTTGATAAGCTTGGAGGGGTCGAAGTTAACCCATCATTCTCCTTCAGTATTAAGCAGTTCGGTAAATATCACACCTATACTGAGGGTGTTCCTACACAACTAAATGGGGAAGAAGCCCTTGCCTATGTACGTATGCGCAAACAAGACCCTGATGGAGATGCGGGAAGAAACAGACGACAACAAGAAGTCTTAGACCAACTAGTAGACAAACTAACCTCGTTTGAAAGTGTTACTAAAGCTGATGATATCATAAGTTCTATAGGGAATAATTTCCAAAGAGATATCGCAATAAAAGATATCCCTAAACTAAAGGAGATATATAGCTCAATTCCCGACACTCAGAAAGAAACCTTAGAATTAAAAGGGAAAAATCAAAAACTAAACCTATATGGACAGTACATTTACTACTACATCGTATCAGAGGAAGAGCGACAGCGCGTCAGCGATAACTTCCGAGATCATCTCAACGAAGAACCGCAAACCGTAGATGGACAACCGAAACCAGAAGAAACAGAACCTGAAATGAACGACCCCAGCGGGAGCAGTGGTACCAACACCCCCGGCGATACCAACGGAGCCAATACGACATCACCTTAA
- a CDS encoding YigZ family protein — protein MKSAQSYWTVSGYAETELIIQKSRFIGYATRVETEGEAQLFIEKIRKNHWSASHNCFAYYLTKEGGGPEAQKASDDGEPAGTAGKPILETIHAHHLWDTVIVVTRYFGGVKLGSGGLVRAYGQTASAVIQTAGISHFTLQQCLTITVSYEQMGKIEYDLHRSPFEVSAPAFAAAVTWNVWIPCGKERPLLDQLSQHTNGQAHITWGEIKYRPSHSPSTD, from the coding sequence ATGAAATCAGCCCAGTCATACTGGACCGTCAGTGGCTATGCGGAAACAGAACTCATCATTCAAAAATCTCGTTTTATTGGGTATGCCACTCGAGTGGAAACAGAAGGAGAAGCGCAACTGTTTATTGAAAAGATCAGAAAGAACCATTGGAGTGCTTCCCATAATTGCTTCGCCTACTACCTAACGAAAGAGGGCGGCGGACCTGAAGCGCAAAAAGCTTCTGACGATGGTGAGCCAGCAGGAACAGCAGGAAAACCTATCTTAGAAACCATCCATGCCCATCACCTCTGGGATACCGTCATTGTCGTCACGCGCTACTTCGGAGGCGTCAAGTTGGGCTCTGGTGGATTGGTACGAGCATACGGTCAAACCGCATCAGCAGTAATACAGACAGCTGGTATTAGCCACTTCACACTTCAGCAATGTCTTACTATTACTGTTTCCTACGAACAGATGGGAAAAATAGAATATGACTTACACCGATCCCCTTTTGAAGTTTCTGCTCCTGCCTTTGCGGCAGCGGTTACATGGAATGTCTGGATTCCCTGTGGGAAGGAAAGACCGTTACTTGACCAACTCTCACAACATACCAACGGACAGGCTCACATTACCTGGGGTGAAATTAAATATCGTCCATCTCACTCCCCATCTACTGACTAA
- a CDS encoding LCP family protein: MPDSRDHSRGNRIKKEKRKRIILLASSLFLLAVIAFALYSLYVLFDAVNEAHEPLWEKSDLREEKATLDEPFTVLLLGKDAEAGLADVILVASIDPQGQSMKMLSIPRDTVVDIANTDGHRDKINSSVTYGVEDLSDDNARTKNAVETVQQYLNIPIDYYATVNFQGFVDTIDAIDGIEVNPLLSFSITQFGKTHTFTAGQPVHLNGEEALAYVRMRKEDPDQDAGRNKRQQQVIDVMVSKMSQFNQLSKIDNMLSAVGDNVRMQFSASELLEIQGVYQDIPDNKKETLQLQGSNQTLQLPGKARPYDYFVVALEERQRVSNLLRSHLQLPAQSVEGTATGEVEREEVAVDD; the protein is encoded by the coding sequence ATGCCGGACTCAAGGGATCACAGCCGTGGAAATCGTATAAAAAAAGAGAAGCGTAAGCGAATAATCCTCCTCGCTTCTTCTCTTTTTCTGCTAGCAGTCATTGCGTTTGCTCTCTACTCCCTCTATGTATTATTTGATGCTGTAAATGAAGCCCATGAACCTTTATGGGAAAAGTCAGATCTCCGAGAAGAGAAAGCAACATTAGATGAGCCCTTCACCGTTTTACTCCTTGGTAAAGATGCAGAAGCAGGACTGGCTGATGTGATCCTCGTCGCCTCGATCGACCCACAGGGGCAAAGTATGAAAATGTTAAGCATTCCTCGCGATACGGTCGTCGATATCGCAAATACAGATGGCCATCGCGACAAAATCAATTCCTCTGTCACGTATGGCGTTGAGGATCTCTCCGACGACAATGCCCGCACCAAGAATGCAGTTGAAACCGTACAACAATACCTGAATATCCCTATTGATTACTATGCCACTGTTAATTTCCAGGGTTTTGTCGACACCATTGATGCTATTGATGGTATTGAAGTAAACCCATTACTTAGTTTCAGCATTACTCAATTTGGAAAAACCCACACTTTTACTGCTGGACAACCTGTTCATCTCAACGGAGAAGAAGCACTCGCCTATGTGCGTATGCGCAAAGAGGACCCAGACCAAGATGCTGGTCGTAACAAACGTCAGCAACAAGTGATTGATGTCATGGTGAGCAAGATGTCACAGTTTAATCAACTATCAAAAATAGATAATATGTTGAGTGCAGTGGGTGACAATGTACGGATGCAGTTTTCTGCAAGTGAACTCCTTGAAATCCAAGGAGTCTATCAAGATATTCCCGATAACAAAAAGGAGACTTTGCAATTGCAAGGGAGTAATCAGACCCTTCAGCTTCCAGGCAAAGCACGTCCTTATGATTACTTTGTCGTGGCCTTAGAAGAGCGTCAACGTGTAAGCAACCTCCTCCGTTCCCATCTCCAGCTCCCTGCCCAATCTGTCGAGGGAACAGCGACCGGAGAAGTTGAAAGGGAGGAAGTTGCTGTTGACGATTAA